The segment CGCGTGACGTTCAGCCAGTTCTCCGCGAGATCGATCATCGCGGCGAGCAGCCGGCCGCCGACGCCGCGCCCGTGATGCGACGCCTTGACCATCAGCCCGAACCCGGCAACGTGGCGGCGGCGCGGATTCGCTTCCGGCTGAATCCCGAGATGGCCGACCACCTCGCCGTCGATTTCGGCGACGAGGCTGAAGCCCTTCTGACGTATCCCTTCGATGCGCTCCTGCCATTTCTCCAGCGACGGAAACGGCGCTTGCAGCGTATTCGCGTAGACCGCGGGGTGGGCGACGATCTGGCGGATCGCGTCGATGTCCTTCGTCTCGCTGTGTCGAATCGTGATGTCGGTCATGAGGCTATCGGGCAAAGGGGCATGCGAACGTCATCGGCATGCCGGGGGAAAACGTCGAGCTTATCCGAATTGGCCGCGCCGGATACGGTCGCGAGCCGACGAAATCACGCTGCATCGCGCGACGGATCGTGCATTTCCTGCCGCTCGTGATTCGTTGCGCACGCAACGTCACGCGCGGCGGCCTGACAAGCGCGTTCAACTTCCGGTCGCCGAACGGCGAGCCGCTGCCGGCGCTCGCGGGGCGCACGACGAAAAGCCAGGTGGACGCGCTGCCTTACGAACTGCATGCACGCGCTCGCGCGCATTCCGGCGCCTGCATGGTCACGCTGAAGTTCGCCAACACCGGCCGCGTCGAAACCGGCCGCCCCCTCGGTCAGCGATCCGGCTTCCGATGCCACGCGGCGAAGCACCGCAGCACCCGCCCGGGTGCGCCGGGCGTCTGCGATCGCAGCACCCGCCCGGACCGCGCCGATCATCAGACGGATGGCTGGTGCCACCCTGATTTCGCACCGCACGAAAATGCTCCATATTTGCCGCCGGTTCGCGTTAAACTCCGTCAAGCTGTTTGCAAAAACGACATCTTCGCCTTTACGGCACACACGACACGAGGATACGTTCGATGCGCACATCCGGCTCATCCGGGGCAATGACCCTGCTCACCGAACACGACCCGGCCGACGGCCGCGAACTGCGGTCGTTGCGACTCGAAGCGACCAGCGACGGCAAGAGCGTGCTGCTGATCGAGATCGACGAGCGCAAGCCCGGCATTCACCGCGAGGTCCGTTACGAAATCACGCCGGCCGAGCTGGTCGCGGCGATCCGTTCGCAAGGCGCCGAGCTGCCGGGCGAGAACCACCACGGCGCGGCGTCGCTCGCGCGCAGCCCCTCCTGATCCTGCCGGCCGGTGAGCCGCGCACGATGCGCCGGCTCACCTTCGCATTCGATTCGTCTGATTCATTCGCTTCCCGCCACTGTCTTGAAAATGGCCGATAATCGGCCCATCTATGCGCTTTCCGCGCATTTGCCCGCTTTTGCCTTTTCGGACAGCCGTGATGCTCCGTGACCTCGTCGCCCAGTACGGGCCGCTTCTCGTATTCGCCAACGTGCTGGCCGCCGCGGTCGGGCTGCCGGTGCCGGCGATGCCGACGCTCGTGCTGTTCGGCGCGATGTCCGCATTGCACCCGGAGATGATCGGTTCGCAGCTCGTAACGGTGCTGGCGCTGTCGGTGCTGGGCGCGCTGATCGGCGATACCGTGTGGTACGTCGCCGGACGCCGCTACGGCGGCGTCACGCTGAAGACGATCTGCCGGCTGTCGCTGTCGCGCGACAGTTGCGTGAGGAAAACCGAGCGCTTCTTCGGCCGCTACGGCGTGCGCGTGCTGGCCGTCGCCCGCTTCATTCCGGGGCTGTCGCTCGTGTCCGTGCCGATGGCGGGTGCGCTGCACACGCGCTATCGCACGTTCGCCGGCTACGACGCGCTCGGCGCGGCGCTGTGGACGATCGTCGGCCTGGCGGCCGGGCTCGTGTTCTACCGGCAGATCGACTGGCTGTTCGCCGGCGCGAGCCGGCTCGGCCGCGCGGTGCTGCTGGTCATCGTCGCGCTGCTGGCCGTCTACGCGGCGGTGCGCTGGATGCGCCGCCGCGCGCTGATCCGCCAGCTCGCGAACGCGCGCATCGGCGTCGACGAGCTCGACGCGCTGCTGCGCGACGTCGCCGCGCCGGTGATCCTCGACGTGCGCTCCGACGAGCACCGCAAGCTCGACCCGTTCGCGATCCCGGGCGCGCAGTTCGCCGACGAGCGTCATATCGGCGACATCGTCGCCCGCTATCCGCTCACGCAGAAGTTCGTCGTCTACTGCTCGTGCCCGAACGAGGTGTCGGCCGCGCTGATGGCGAAGCGCCTGACCGACGCGGGCTTCACCCATGCGCTCGCGCTGCGCGGCGGCCTCGACGCGTGGCGCGACACCGGCCGCCAGCTCTCGTCGCTCGCGGAAGACACGCCGGCGGCGAACGATCCCGTCGCCGGCTTTCACAAGCCGGCCTGACGCCGGCTCGAACGCGCGAGGCCGCCGCTGCGGCCGCTTGCGCGACGCGTCTGCTCGCGATCAGAACGCCTTCACCGGCACGTTCACGACGAGACGGTACTCGCGGTTGGTCGCGTCCGAGGTGTGCGTCGAGCCGACGTGCCACATCGCGATGAAGGTGACCTTCGTGTCCTTCAGCTTGCCGCTCTGGAACGTGTACGACGGGATGAAGCCGAACTCGTGGTGACGGCCCTGCACCGGCCCGCCGTTGACCCAGTAGATGCTCGACTTCGACGGATCCTGCGACGCCATCTTGCTGCCGTCCGCACCCCAGCCCGTCACGCCCCACACCATCGCCTTGAAGCCCGGCAGGCCCGCGTCTTTGCCGTAGAACGTGTAGCGCAGCTGCAGCGACTTCTCGTGCGGCGCGTTGTAGTCGACGTCCATCGAGTTCGTCAGGAAGATGCCGTTCGTCTCGTTCAGGTAGTCGAAGAACTGGTCGCCGAGCACCTGCTGATAGCCGAGCAGCAGTTCGTGCGGGCCGTGCTGCGCGGCCAGCGACAGGCTGTAGGCATTGTTGTTGATCTCGCCCTGGCGTTTGTCGCCCGTGTCGTGCGTCGAGTAGACGTTCGCGAAGCCCGTCCACTTGACCGTCTTCGGGCTGCCGATGCTGTGCTTGATCGACGCGTAGTACTGGCGCCACACGTCGTCCGCCTGGTTCGCGTACAGCGCGAGCTCGCCGTCCGGCGAGTAGTCCCACGTGCCGCCGGCGTAGGTCAGCCGGTCGATGCGCGTGCCGCCGTACTGGCTCGTCAGGTTGGTCAGCGTCGTACGGCCGCGCGCGTCGGTCTTCGTGAAGCTGCCCGCCTCGAGCATCACGTTCTTGAATTCGTTGCTGACGATCGTCGCGCCCAGGAACGTCGGCGGCAGCGCACGGTTGTCGTGCTGTTCCATGAACGGGTTGTCGACGGCCTGCAGACCGTACTTGACCACCGTGTTCGAGATCCGCGCCTTCACGTCGTAGATGCCCGGATAGGCCCACGCGAGCTGGTTCGAGCCGCCGCCGCCCTTCGCGACGTGCACCATGTTGCCGGCGCCCTTGCCGCCGTCGAGCTTCAGCGCCGC is part of the Burkholderia ubonensis subsp. mesacidophila genome and harbors:
- a CDS encoding GNAT family N-acetyltransferase, with translation MTDITIRHSETKDIDAIRQIVAHPAVYANTLQAPFPSLEKWQERIEGIRQKGFSLVAEIDGEVVGHLGIQPEANPRRRHVAGFGLMVKASHHGRGVGGRLLAAMIDLAENWLNVTRIELTVFADNRSAIALYEKHGFRIEGESPDFALRDGVYATVCHMARLKRNVGSAAGSGRE
- a CDS encoding DedA family protein/thiosulfate sulfurtransferase GlpE yields the protein MLRDLVAQYGPLLVFANVLAAAVGLPVPAMPTLVLFGAMSALHPEMIGSQLVTVLALSVLGALIGDTVWYVAGRRYGGVTLKTICRLSLSRDSCVRKTERFFGRYGVRVLAVARFIPGLSLVSVPMAGALHTRYRTFAGYDALGAALWTIVGLAAGLVFYRQIDWLFAGASRLGRAVLLVIVALLAVYAAVRWMRRRALIRQLANARIGVDELDALLRDVAAPVILDVRSDEHRKLDPFAIPGAQFADERHIGDIVARYPLTQKFVVYCSCPNEVSAALMAKRLTDAGFTHALALRGGLDAWRDTGRQLSSLAEDTPAANDPVAGFHKPA
- a CDS encoding OprD family porin, encoding MTKYRKIGTTSKMLLALAGVSLTAAAYADDAAPLTVAQAAPGAIVAQASTPNAIINAEATQAVTPPDEPSAQSKSNGFIADSHLNFLFRNYADVLDNKGGPHRHAWVQGAMANFESGFTQGLIGFGVDASVYAALKLDGGKGAGNMVHVAKGGGGSNQLAWAYPGIYDVKARISNTVVKYGLQAVDNPFMEQHDNRALPPTFLGATIVSNEFKNVMLEAGSFTKTDARGRTTLTNLTSQYGGTRIDRLTYAGGTWDYSPDGELALYANQADDVWRQYYASIKHSIGSPKTVKWTGFANVYSTHDTGDKRQGEINNNAYSLSLAAQHGPHELLLGYQQVLGDQFFDYLNETNGIFLTNSMDVDYNAPHEKSLQLRYTFYGKDAGLPGFKAMVWGVTGWGADGSKMASQDPSKSSIYWVNGGPVQGRHHEFGFIPSYTFQSGKLKDTKVTFIAMWHVGSTHTSDATNREYRLVVNVPVKAF